From uncultured Desulfobacter sp.:
TGTATATTGAAACGTCGTTGTTTCCGGGTAAAGGAGAGTTGCAGCTCACCGGGCAGATCGGTGAGGTTATGCAGGAATCTGCAAGGGCCGCATTGACCTACACCAAGGCCAATCAGGACGCCTTGGGGATAAATAAGGAGGCTTTTGATTCCAACGACATCCATATCCATGTCCCCGCCGGTGCTATTCCCAAGGATGGTCCTTCGGCCGGTATTGCCATTGCCACAGCCTTGGTGTCGGCTTTTACCGGTAAAAAGGTGAATAACAAGGTGGGAATGACCGGTGAAATTTCTTTGCGGGGAAGAGTATTGCCCATAGGCGGTCTTAAAGAGAAGGCATTAGGGGCTTTAAGGGCCGGCATTAAGACCGTGATCATCCCGGAGAAAAATAAAAAAGATCTCCATGATATCCCAAAATCTGTGAAATCCAAGCTGACATTCATTTGTGTGAAGGATGTCAGGGAGGTTCTGGATATCGCCCTGGAAGCGGAATAATGAACCTTTTTGCCCTGAGCACGGCAGAGCAGGGCGCAAGTATGGCCCTGTTTGAAGACAATAGCCTTGTTTTTGAGTCCAGCCTGTTCAGCCGCCAGACCCATTCAAAAGGGCTTTTGCCCATGATTGAGCAGGCCGTTGAAAGCAGGGAAGGGATGACCGTTGACCGGATAGACGGATTTATTGCAGCCAGGGGACCCGGCAGTTTTACCGGGCTTCGCATCGGCATCAGCATGGTTAAGGGGCTGGCAAAGGCTGTATCAAAACCCTGTGCTGGGGTTTCCAGCCTTGACGGCATTGCGTTCAGATTCTGTTATTCACAAAAGCCTGTGTGTGTGATGATGGATGCCAAACGCAAAGAAGTCTATTCTGCCGTATACCAGTTCCACCATGGCAAGCTTATTCAAAAAGGTCCGGAAATGGTATGTTCGCCGGAGACTGCCATTGACCAGGCCGGTTCCGGGGCTCTGTTTGTCGGGTCAGGATCAAAGGTTTACCGGGATAAGATTTGCAGCCAAACCCATGACAAGGCTGTGCTCTCTTGCCCATCCATGGATGGCGTTAGTGCCGGTGCACTGGTGATTTCTGCGATGTCTCATAAAGGTGTGTTTGATTTTGAGGATCATCCCTTGAATCCGGTTTATCTTAGAAAGTCCGATGCGCAGATTCATTTTGAAGGGAAACAGCAATTCTAAATTTGAGTCGGTCCGCCATCTTGCTCTTAATCTTGCTCGTGCTCTTGCTCGAAAAGACTCAGAGCAAGAGCATGATTAAGAGCAAGAGCAAGAAAAAAGCAAGCAGGAAAGATAATACTTTAATAAATTTAGAATTGCTGGAAGGAAACACGTGCTTGACAATATATTGATATATTTGATATAAATATAAGGTTATGGCTATATATTGATGGCACTATTAGGTAGGGGGTTATGGATAATTCTAAATGGCCGGCAAAGGCAGTGCTTCCCATTGCCATGCCAGGTGTAAAATACGTTGTTGCGGCCATCCTTGTTACAGGGATGCTTTTTTATTTTGGATACCTGAAAACAGGGGTACTGGCGCTGCTTATTACGTTGTTTATTACCTGGTTCTTCAGAGACCCTGAACGTGCGGTGCCGGAAGGCTCAGATCTTCTGGTCTCTCCGGCAGACGGGAAAGTGATTGTTGTAGACCACAATGCCCGGTGTGAATATATAGATGACCCCTGCCAGAAGGTCAGTATTTTCATGAATGTATTCAATGTTCATGTCAACCGTATCCCTTTTAGCGGTATGATTGAAAAGGTTCAATATCATCCGGGGAAATTTGTAAACGCATCTTTTGATAAAGCAAGTGTTCACAATGAACGCAATGCGCTGGTAATAAAAACGGACAATGGCCGTCGTTATGTGTGTGTCCAGATTGCAGGGCTCATTGCACGGCGTATTGTCAACTGCGTGAAAATCCGTGAGCATGTCCACAAAGGCGACCGGTACGGTATGATTCAGTTTGGATCCCGTTTGGATCTTTATCTGCCCATGGGCTTTGAAATACTTGTTAGCCCTGGTGATAAAACAAGTGCCGGAAGCAGTGTTATCGGTCGGATGTGCTAATTAAAAAGACAAGGCGCCAATGCGCTGTAATTAAAAACTATGGAGTAGATTTTAAATTTTGGACCAGATACCTGTAACTACACAAGGTTTTGCAGCCTTGAAAAAAGAACTGGAAAAATTAAAAACCGTGGATCGTCCTGAGATAATCAAAGCCATTGAAGTGGCCAGGGCCCATGGAGACCTGTCTGAGAATGCTGAATACCATGCTGCAAAAGAGCGCCAGTCTTTTATTGAAGGCAGAATCGGTGAGCTTTCCTATAAGATCGGAAACGCCAAAGTCATTGACCCTGCCTCTGTGGGTAAGGACGTGATCCGGTTTGCCAGCCGCGTTCTTGTGGAGAATCTGGATACCGAAGAAGAACAGGAATACATGATTGTCGGTGAGGATGAGGCTGATATTAAAAAAGGCAAAATTTCTGTATCTTCCCCCCTTGGTTCGGCCCTGATCGGAAAAGAATTGGGCGAAGAAGCCATTGTTCAGGCTCCGGGCGGAAAACGGGTTTATGAGGTTGTTGATATTCTTTGATTTGTTGTTTCTTAATCTGATTTTTTTCAAGTCCCTTGATATTGTAGTCAAATTTTAGAAAGGAAAGTGCTGTGGCACGTGTAACTATTGAAGATTGTTTGAAAAATGTGGATAATCGCTTCACGCTTGTACATCTGGCAGCCAAACGGGTCCGCCAGGTTCGGGAAGGGGCTGATTTTCTTGTACCACCCTCTAAAAACGAGGATGTTGTAACCGTCCTGCGTGAGATTGCCGCTGGCCGGATCATTGCTAAAAAAGATCCTGGGTTTGACGCCGAATAGTCTGGTTTGGGTAAAGGACTGACAAAGCGTTTGATGCATCTGCTTGGCAAGGCGGTTCACGATTGGCGGATGATCGAAAATAACGACCGGATACTGGTGGGTGTATCCGGCGGGAAAGACAGCTTGGCCCTTTTTCACTTTCTTGTTTCTCTAAAAAAAAAAGCCCCTGTAGCATTTGAACTTATTCCTGTTTATATAGATCCGGGATTTGAAAATTCTTTTGCTAAAAAACTGGATTCTTATATTAATGAAAGATATAAGGAGTTTCATCAGGGTCTGGTGGTGGAGAAAAACAATTACGGCAGAGTTGCACATTCTGATGAAAATAAGGAAAATCCCTGCTTTTTATGCAGCAGGCTGCGGCGTAAACGTTTGTTTGAACTTGCCCGGGAGCATGGCTGTAAAAAACTTGCCCTGGGGCACAATAAGGATGATTTGATTGAGACTTTGTTCATTAATATTTTTTACGCCGGAAAAATAGGAACAATGAAGCCTAATCAGTCATTTTTCAGTGGACGTTTTGATATCATCAGGCCTTTGTCCTATGTTGAGAAACATGATATAAACCGTTTTGCAGACGTTTGTGATCTGCCGGAATTTGTTAACACATGTCCAAGTGCCGGTCACACGAAAAGGCAGGATGTTGCAGATATGCTTGAAAGCATGTATCAGCAGAATAAACATATAAAAGGAAATATATTCAGGGCAATGGGTAACATCTCCGCTGATTATCTTTTGGACATGCCAAGATGAAAGATATACAAAATCAGCCGGATTTTCGGAACATCCCCATTGATAAAGTCGGCATAAAGGGGCTTAAATACCCGGTGATTGTCCGGGATAAAGCCAAGGGCTCCCAGTGCACAGTTGCTGAAATCAACATGTATGTGGATTTACCCCATCAGTGCAAAGGCACTCATATGAGCCGCTTTGTGGAATTGCTGCATACCGTTAATACGCCGGTTTCTCTTGATTCTCTGACCAGTATTCTGGAAGATATGAAGGCCTCGCTTGGGGCAAAGTCTGCACACATTGAAATCTCTTTTCCCTATTTTATCGAGAAAACATCTCCTTGCACCCAATCCAAGGGGCTGATGGACTATAATTGCACGATCATTGGCTCTTCCAATGGCCGGAAAAAAGCAGACATCGTGTTAAAAGTGGCGGTGCCTGTCACTTCGGTATGCCCCTGCTCCAAGGAAATTTCAGACTATGGCGCGCATAATCAGCGGGGAGAGGTGCTTGTTGCGGCCCGATTTCATAAATTTATCTGGATTGAAGAGATTGTTGATCTGGTTGAGCAGGCTGCATCCTGTGATATTTATTCCGTGCTGAAACGTGCAGATGAAAAATATGTCACTGAAAAGGCATACAATAATCCAAAATTTGTCGAAGACATTGTAAGGGATGTGGCCAAGACACTTATCGAAGATTCCAACATCACTTGGTTTTCCGTGAGCGCCGAGAATTTTGAATCCATTCACAATCACAGCGCCTATGCATATATAGAGCATTCAAGGGATTAAGCTCGTAGGTTGGGTTTCGTCTCTCAACCCAACCTACGGGCTAATCTTGTGCTTTGCCTGATTGGCCTCACCTCTTAAAATATTCTCGGAAATTAGGGAAAACGCTTTTTCACAAGTTTGTATATTTGGATTGCTGATCCAATTGATTGATTTAAATTGTTCAATCGGAAATTGACGAAGCATCCGGCTGATTTCAATGGGATCGACCCATAGGTCCTTTTCCTTTGCTTCGCCTATGATCTCTAAAAGCCAGATCATCTGAATATCGGTGCTCAAGGTAGCATCGGCCTAAGGCTGTTCCACCGGTTAAATAAAAATCCGTGTGCAGGGAATGGATTTTACCCAGAATTTCATCCTGAAAAGGATACAGTTTATGGGAATAATATTTGTCTGGCATATCTGTATTTCCCTTTTCGTGTTTTCGGAAACAAGTCGTTTAGAACATCATCGGACAACGCCTTTTTCAAAGTTCTCTCAGGAAGAAGCGACATCAAAGTATACCAGTCAAATGTGGATAAAAGTTTGATATAAATGCTTTTGGAAGAAATATGGGGAATGCTGTTTATTTCACCGTTGATAAAGGAATTCAGGAGATCAAGATCAATTTTCTTGTCCCAGAACGCTTTTTTTAGAATTCGGTTTCTTTCATCAATGCTATACATTTTGATTATCAATCCTTGCTGTTCTTAAACTATACCAGATGGTGTTTCAGGTTGACAAGCCTCTGAGGCGGCTACGCCGCAAAAATTTGGTAAATTCAATTCAATTGGAGATCAACCTTTTCCTTTAGCATGCGCCTGATAGCGTCATATCCGGTGCGGGTTTGATTCAGTATGATCACAAAGGGATAAAGCCGGTTATCTTTTCCACGGATAAAGCCTGCACGGCTTCTGACATCCGACAGCGTACCGGTTTTATAAAATTCATTTCCATCTCTTCTTAAAAATTCATACCAGGGCATAAATGCAATAAGAATATCCCTCATCTGGGCAGGCGTCACCTGGTTGCGCCGGGACAGGCCGGAGCCCTCAATAATCGAGACATCCCTTAAACCCAGGGTTTCTTCAGCAAATTTATTCAGGACAGTAGTTCCTTTTTCAAGGGTGGCCGGAGGAGCGGAAGTGCGGGCCCCCATGGTCAGCATGAGCTGGTTGGCAATAAAATTATTTGAAAATTTCAGCAACTTTTTAACAATGTCTGCCAGACTAAAGGAGGATGTGTATACAATGCAGTCTTTATCAGATCCTGAAAATACGCCTTTCTGGACAGTGCCTGTTATTTTTATCTCTAACGCCTTTAAAAAATGGTGCATCAGTATACCCGGATAATTTTGCCGAAGATCATAGGACAGAAGAATCCTGCCTGTTTTTTTTGATCCGGGAGTAACCTGCTGTGCCAGAATGTCTGGAAATGGGGTTTGCTTTTCAGCAGAAATATATTGCCTGCTCCGGCTGTCCCATTTCAAAAAAATTGTGTTAAAATTGGCGCACAGCGCCCCGTTTGTGGCGTCATAGGGATTGGTGGAGGAACCGGCGCCGGGAATCGTAATCTGGGGCGTAAAATAGGTCTGGTCCACAATGATATTTCGGATCACCGCAGATGAGATACGCCCTTTAGATACTTGTTTAAAAAGATGATTTGAGATTTGATGTGCAAATTTGGTTATTTCTTCGGAGACAAATAAAGGGTCTCCAAATCCTTTCAGGTAAAGATCACATGTTGTTTTATCGTAATAAGCCCATGTCTGGAAATGGAAATTTGGACCGAACGTTCTGATTGCGGCAAGGCTGGTCAGTATTTTCAAGGTTGATGCAGGAATGAACGGTTTATTCTGATTCTTTGCATAGATTGTTTTGCCCTGATCGTCGGACAAAAGAATACCTGATGTTTGGGCCCAAGCATGCAAGGATGTGGAAATGGTCAGAAAAAGAATCAAAATAGCCGTCAGGCTGTTACAGAATGCTAATTTTCCCAATTTCTGCGTTGGAGAAATAAATTTGGTCCTCGGAATACTGCATGTATGCCTGTGGCCAAATTTATTTTCCGCCTTGAACTTGGAAAAATTATCTATTCCGTAACAGCCTGTCGAGCAAAGATTTAATTGAATTTTATTTTTCATGTTTTTTTAAAAAGGGATAGGCTATTGGAAAAAAAGGAAAAAATTGTCAAGAAATTTTTTAATTTTAAACCGGCGATGCAATGATTCCCACTGATCAGGAAAGCTTAACGGGCTGAAAAGAATCCTGGCAGTATAAGGAAATCCTTTATTTTTATCGTCATACGGCGAAATAAATAGGGCAACAGGCATCTGGACACAGCCTTCATAGCTGATAATGGTATCATAATTCAGGGTTGTTACTGATTTTAACCCCTTTTGTTCCAGCAATTGAATAAATGCATTCTGCTTTGCTTTGGCCTCAATAATCTGGGCCATTTCCTGGGGCAGGGCCGAGATAATACCGGATATGGGAAAATAAGAAAAATTTGCCGCCCTGAACTCTTCATGTGCCGGCACCATTGTCAGTTTTCCGTCGGTGATCCGCTGGTTTGAACTCTTAATATCAAATCGAATGTAATATGTGCCAATTTCTTTAAGAGCTCCGGCCGTCAAGGGTTTTAAACATATTAGAATCAAAATTATACCTGTGGAGAACAGCCAGCCGGTTTTTTTTATGAAACAAGGTACAAATTTTGAATGATTCTTATAATAGTTCAAACCGGATTGCATTTAGTTGTCCGTTTTAAGCATGGGTTGTCGGCTTTATTTTAACTGTAAACGTTGAAAAATCAATGTTTCTAAAGTTTGAAGTCCTAATTGACGATTCGTTTTTAACATGAATACGATATATGAATCAATAACCGGCGCATTTGATTTTGCAACTGTTAACTGTAAAGGGGATCTGGTGTTATGAAGAAACGATTGACTTTGTCGGTATGTTTAATTGCTTTATCCTTATGGGGCTGTAGCAGAGGAGGGCCGGGAGGCGTTCTGGATTCTTCTGTGCAAAGTACGGTTAATCAAAAAGTTGTCACGTTTCAGGTGACGGGTAAAGGGCTGGAGCCTGAAAATGCATTAACAAAGGGGGAAGCAATACTCATGGCGGAGCGTGCTGCTGTTGCAGATGGATATCGGCAGCTGGTTGAAAAAGTACGTGGTGTTTATGTGGATGCTTACATGAAAGCGGGCCGGGGTTCGGTAAACCAGGATGAAGTCCAGGTGCATACGCAATCCTGGTTAAGGGGAACGGAAGTGATGGATATTACCCAGGGAGAATATGGCATCACCTTGGCCCGGTTAAGATTGAGAATTAATTTTTCGAAAAAAGGGATGATCTGGTGGCCTGTGGGTATTGCAGATAAAGGATGATGATGTTAAGCAGGTTACAGGTGTGCAATATCTAAAATAAGACGTTTATTTAACTCAACCGAATTTTAACAGGGGGACACATGGGATCTTATCCTTTGACATCGACATTCCCGGGCAGGGTGGTGTTTGTCCTAACAATTTTATTCCTAATATTTTTTTGTTATGCCAATGTTGCACATGGCGCTTACCAAACACTTCAACTTGATCCGGAAACGTATTCAATTATAGAACTTGAGGGAATCCTTGGAGACTACCGGACCCAGGTGGGCGTTTTGAATGAACAAATCCATGATACTCAGAAAGACCTTGACTGGCTTATCCTCAAAATGAACCGCATATCTGATTCAGGAAGAAGCATTCCAAAGTTACTTCATGACTCTGTTGAATTGAAAGAGAAAAAAATTTACCAGCTTGAGGCGCAAAAAAGACGTCTTGCCGGCGCAGTTGCAAAATACCGGGAAATTTATGACATAAAAAAAGCCCGGGAAAAGAAGACAACACAGATTCGGGTTTCGTCCACACCGGATATGAAAGATAGTGTAAAAGGATCTGGTAAATCCAATGTGCCGGCAAAACTTCCGGATATTGAACAGGCCGTTAAAAAGGCCGGCCTTGAAGACTGGGTAGATGTCATGGCGGCAGACGGCAGCTGCGCAAAGATTAACAATACCCTGCCAATCCTCTTTTCTTCAGGCAGTGCTGCCTTGGCCAAAGAATACAAATCCTTCTTAAAGAAACTGGCGCTATTTCTTGAACCCTATGATGTTAAAGTTTATGTCAACGGATATGCAGATCCGGACCCCATCCATACCAAAAAATATCCATCCAATCTGGAGTTAGGCGCATCCCGGGCTGCCAACGTTGTTCATGAAATGGTAAAAAACGGCCTGAAGCCGGATATTTTTAAAATCGGTTCAACAGGAGAGTACCGGTTTGCAGCCAAAATGCAGTCATCAAAGAAAACCTTCCAGCGCCGTGCACAACTCATGGTTGTATTCAGTGGTTAAGTTATGTCCTAAATAATCCTATTAATTTTGTTGATCCAGAAGGACTGTTCATTAATTTCGGTGCTGCTGGTGTTGGTGCGGCGATTGGTGGAACCGTAGGAGCTGTTAATGCATTATTCAATAATGGTGATGTGTTGCAAGGTGCCATGTACGGTCCTGGTGTCGGAGCTCTTGCAGGCTTGTCATTTGGCACCTCCCTTATAGCAAACTCTGCAATAGGTGCAACAATTGGCGTTGGAACTGATTGTTTAATGCAACGTCGTTCAAATCCTTGTCAAGATATTGACAAAACATCTCTTGTTATTAGTGGATTGTCTGGAGCACTGGGTGTTGGTGCCGGTGCAGCTGCTCTCAAAGGTGGAGCAACAGCAATTAATTCTGCACTTGTGGGTGGGAGTTTGTCAGGTGGCGTTTCAATGGGGTTGAACTATACAACAAGCCCTGGCCCCAATATGGTGCCCTATAATCCAAAATGATAATATAGGGAAAGACTTTTTATGAGCGAAATCTCGACGAATTTAATGCAATATTTTGTATTTGCTTATGCGATAATTATTGGAATATTGATAGGTTTCTATTTGATCCTTCTTCTTCTTCTTCTAAGTAACACAACCGAACAATCAAGCCACAACTATCTCTAATCCAAGAGATTTAGCCTGATTTATTACACGTTTTTTCAAACGTTTCTGATGTGTCTTTTCCTGTTCAGAAAAAACCGAATCATCGAAAGCTTTCTTGTTCTTGATGAGGTGATAGATGATGCGGGCCAATTTGTGGGCGGTGGAGGTGATCGCTTTTGGTGCGCCGTGACGGGCACGCATTCTACGGAAATAATCACCGAGATATGATTTGCTTTTCCAAAGCGAGTTAGCAGAAAGCCGAAGCGCGTGAGCTAATCGATTGGACCCGGGACGGGTATGTGATGAAAGCACTTTTCCACCGCTGATTTTATTGTTGGGACATAAACCGAGCCAAGAGCAGAAATGGCCGACAGTTTTAAATTGGGATAAATCCGGGCCAACTTCGGTGAATACGACGTGGGCCGTCAATTCGCTGATACCATCTATCAGTGTTAAATCCGTCCCCAGAATACGATGCATGTGGGTTTTGACATCAAAATTAGGCGTATTGGCCTTTGGTTTCCGTCCACCCTTTTTGCCAGGCGGCGGTTTTATATCATCAATATAAATACGGGATTCAAATTCTTTCAAATGGTTTTCAATTTCAACATCACAATCTATGATCAACTGGCGGTAATTACGATAGGATTGAACTGTCTGCTCAAGTGTAAAAAGATGCTCCCGTCGATAATCTCCCGTCAGCGATTTGACAATTGTCTGCTTTGTGGCCTTTATCCGTCGATCTTTCAATTCAGCTAATTTTTTAGGATTTCGCTCTCCGGCAAGAATTGCATCAATAATTGCCATTCCGGTAACGCCGGTAATATCGCTGATGACGTTGTGAATCTGTAGATTCATCTGGGTCAGAGATTTTTGAATATGCTGGATATGGGAAGAAGCGGATTTAACCAGATTATCTCTGTGCCTGAGTAAGGACCGGACGGCGCAAATATCCTGTGCAGGCCGGAATGAACCTCGCAACAAACCGACAGAATGAAGATATTGGAGCCATTGACAATCCTGCACATCAGTTTTGCGGCCAGGCACATTTTTAACGTGTCTAGCGTTAACCAGGATAACCTCAAATCCATATGCATCTAGAATTTGGAAAACAGGTATCCAGTATACGCCTGTGGATTCCATGGCAATCGAATCAATATCGCAACTTTTTAGCCACCTGGCTGCGTCATGCAAATCATCGGTAAATGTATCAAAACGTCTTACCGGATCATCTGATCTATCACCAGGGACGGCGATGTAGATCTCTGTAGCACCAATGTCGATGCCGGCAGCGTTAGGATGGATTGCATTCAGGTTCTCAATTCCATTTTTGCTCTTTTTTCCGGTACTTTTTGCCATTTTCATCCTTTTCTATTCAGGGAAATGGTGGTGGCCGGATGGTGATACAATGTATTCTTCTAAACGGGATAGACCAGTATTCCCTTAAGGATATACTACTTCACCAATGCTCGGTTCACGTCATCCGGGGCCACGCTTTTGAACGGGTTCCTGCTGCGATAACAGAAGACACCATTGACTATCCGGCCTACTTCGCACCACCGAGTATAAAATGATCATAAGCATGATGCTCCGTAGTGCGAATGTTATTTGTAGGTTTGGTCCCGGTTGGGGCCGGGGGGAGCGCTTTTAAGTAAACTTCAGGAATATTTGATATTAAAAAAGACAGAAAATAAATGGTTTAAAATAAAGGAAGGAGTATTCAGGGTTATACTTGCAATCGCTTCTATCTATATTGTTTTTATTATGCCAATTGAGCTATTAAGACACATTATAATTGATCCCAACTATTTGAAAAAACTTTATGATTTATATTTCTATAGTGTTGTTTGTAGTGGTATCGCTTCAATCTTTATTTTAATAAAATTGGGTAAAATACGAATTAAAAGAAAGCCATAGGGCTGAATGTGGCCGCGGAGTCTTGATCATTGCATTTGGTAAAATGTATTTATTCTCCAGCCTCAGTGAGTACAGTA
This genomic window contains:
- the tsaB gene encoding tRNA (adenosine(37)-N6)-threonylcarbamoyltransferase complex dimerization subunit type 1 TsaB, which produces MNLFALSTAEQGASMALFEDNSLVFESSLFSRQTHSKGLLPMIEQAVESREGMTVDRIDGFIAARGPGSFTGLRIGISMVKGLAKAVSKPCAGVSSLDGIAFRFCYSQKPVCVMMDAKRKEVYSAVYQFHHGKLIQKGPEMVCSPETAIDQAGSGALFVGSGSKVYRDKICSQTHDKAVLSCPSMDGVSAGALVISAMSHKGVFDFEDHPLNPVYLRKSDAQIHFEGKQQF
- a CDS encoding phosphatidylserine decarboxylase family protein; amino-acid sequence: MDNSKWPAKAVLPIAMPGVKYVVAAILVTGMLFYFGYLKTGVLALLITLFITWFFRDPERAVPEGSDLLVSPADGKVIVVDHNARCEYIDDPCQKVSIFMNVFNVHVNRIPFSGMIEKVQYHPGKFVNASFDKASVHNERNALVIKTDNGRRYVCVQIAGLIARRIVNCVKIREHVHKGDRYGMIQFGSRLDLYLPMGFEILVSPGDKTSAGSSVIGRMC
- the greA gene encoding transcription elongation factor GreA codes for the protein MDQIPVTTQGFAALKKELEKLKTVDRPEIIKAIEVARAHGDLSENAEYHAAKERQSFIEGRIGELSYKIGNAKVIDPASVGKDVIRFASRVLVENLDTEEEQEYMIVGEDEADIKKGKISVSSPLGSALIGKELGEEAIVQAPGGKRVYEVVDIL
- the rpoZ gene encoding DNA-directed RNA polymerase subunit omega, whose product is MARVTIEDCLKNVDNRFTLVHLAAKRVRQVREGADFLVPPSKNEDVVTVLREIAAGRIIAKKDPGFDAE
- a CDS encoding ATP-binding protein gives rise to the protein MHLLGKAVHDWRMIENNDRILVGVSGGKDSLALFHFLVSLKKKAPVAFELIPVYIDPGFENSFAKKLDSYINERYKEFHQGLVVEKNNYGRVAHSDENKENPCFLCSRLRRKRLFELAREHGCKKLALGHNKDDLIETLFINIFYAGKIGTMKPNQSFFSGRFDIIRPLSYVEKHDINRFADVCDLPEFVNTCPSAGHTKRQDVADMLESMYQQNKHIKGNIFRAMGNISADYLLDMPR
- the folE2 gene encoding GTP cyclohydrolase FolE2, yielding MKDIQNQPDFRNIPIDKVGIKGLKYPVIVRDKAKGSQCTVAEINMYVDLPHQCKGTHMSRFVELLHTVNTPVSLDSLTSILEDMKASLGAKSAHIEISFPYFIEKTSPCTQSKGLMDYNCTIIGSSNGRKKADIVLKVAVPVTSVCPCSKEISDYGAHNQRGEVLVAARFHKFIWIEEIVDLVEQAASCDIYSVLKRADEKYVTEKAYNNPKFVEDIVRDVAKTLIEDSNITWFSVSAENFESIHNHSAYAYIEHSRD
- a CDS encoding D-alanyl-D-alanine carboxypeptidase, producing the protein MGKLAFCNSLTAILILFLTISTSLHAWAQTSGILLSDDQGKTIYAKNQNKPFIPASTLKILTSLAAIRTFGPNFHFQTWAYYDKTTCDLYLKGFGDPLFVSEEITKFAHQISNHLFKQVSKGRISSAVIRNIIVDQTYFTPQITIPGAGSSTNPYDATNGALCANFNTIFLKWDSRSRQYISAEKQTPFPDILAQQVTPGSKKTGRILLSYDLRQNYPGILMHHFLKALEIKITGTVQKGVFSGSDKDCIVYTSSFSLADIVKKLLKFSNNFIANQLMLTMGARTSAPPATLEKGTTVLNKFAEETLGLRDVSIIEGSGLSRRNQVTPAQMRDILIAFMPWYEFLRRDGNEFYKTGTLSDVRSRAGFIRGKDNRLYPFVIILNQTRTGYDAIRRMLKEKVDLQLN
- a CDS encoding OmpA family protein is translated as MGSYPLTSTFPGRVVFVLTILFLIFFCYANVAHGAYQTLQLDPETYSIIELEGILGDYRTQVGVLNEQIHDTQKDLDWLILKMNRISDSGRSIPKLLHDSVELKEKKIYQLEAQKRRLAGAVAKYREIYDIKKAREKKTTQIRVSSTPDMKDSVKGSGKSNVPAKLPDIEQAVKKAGLEDWVDVMAADGSCAKINNTLPILFSSGSAALAKEYKSFLKKLALFLEPYDVKVYVNGYADPDPIHTKKYPSNLELGASRAANVVHEMVKNGLKPDIFKIGSTGEYRFAAKMQSSKKTFQRRAQLMVVFSG
- a CDS encoding IS110 family transposase, which gives rise to MAKSTGKKSKNGIENLNAIHPNAAGIDIGATEIYIAVPGDRSDDPVRRFDTFTDDLHDAARWLKSCDIDSIAMESTGVYWIPVFQILDAYGFEVILVNARHVKNVPGRKTDVQDCQWLQYLHSVGLLRGSFRPAQDICAVRSLLRHRDNLVKSASSHIQHIQKSLTQMNLQIHNVISDITGVTGMAIIDAILAGERNPKKLAELKDRRIKATKQTIVKSLTGDYRREHLFTLEQTVQSYRNYRQLIIDCDVEIENHLKEFESRIYIDDIKPPPGKKGGRKPKANTPNFDVKTHMHRILGTDLTLIDGISELTAHVVFTEVGPDLSQFKTVGHFCSWLGLCPNNKISGGKVLSSHTRPGSNRLAHALRLSANSLWKSKSYLGDYFRRMRARHGAPKAITSTAHKLARIIYHLIKNKKAFDDSVFSEQEKTHQKRLKKRVINQAKSLGLEIVVA